The Haematobia irritans isolate KBUSLIRL chromosome 1, ASM5000362v1, whole genome shotgun sequence DNA segment gcatttttgtggcaaaatttgaataatttttacctatttgaaaaaagaaaacaaaaaattatgcattaaaatataaaaaaatgaagtaaaaaaaacttcctgtgtagttaaaatttttggaagtgcttttaaagttgtgcctttagaacaactcccagttTTTTGcatggaaaagtgtggaactaccctacgggaaatggatcaaccacagaactggtacaggactagtccctggtgtgtatggaccagtcccagttctgatcaaaacgtgtgGAAGGGACcgcccactttaacatgggtttgtcattgacggagtaaacttacattttaggacgcgtcttggactcatcccaaaggacacgtcctgggacaatttagcaggagcaacccataaacaggtcctcaggaaccagtctcggacaaactcttagaaatctctctcAATTTGGGCtcataatcgaacccgaaattaaaaaaaaaaaaacttttgaaatatgtcgaacaaaaggttattctgataattttatttcactaaatgtgaaaattgcaactaactggagcacaggtaccagttctgtgataggcccGTCAGTGGCaacttgcaccaatttcccgtagggtacttttagttgctttattaaaatttattgtcgagttattttgatgtctattttttattaaattttatgaaataaaacattagttgaacctataagttcagtctataaaattttagctaggggggctataggccCCCccaccccctaggaaaattgtctagctacgcttatgctcgagtgacaaccgttaCATCAACTTCTTTACTACCGAATAAAACCTAATGTTagactataattttttattctgtttttacttgcactaacagcatgtaaacaacaaattgtaattttgaggacctacctcaattagtTAAAAAACTCATATAgggtttgttctgaaaacttgactattaaattgtgataaaatggacttatgaaaataaacacaatttaACCTATAATATCTGTCGAAgtatgataaaaaataaaaaaaatctgtatagtaaatttcaatttacGAGAGAATTGCGTAATTTTCATTGattgttaaaaaagtttataaaaatacaatttagtacccaccaatatggacaatttttagaGCGTATTTAGATTACAGCCTTTAATTTAATATGCCAtcaagaaataaatcgaaactaagtgggcaaTTAGAGTTCGGTGAGAGTGGGAGAAGTTGGGAATTAGAATTTGGTGTCGTTTTCAAATATCATCTATAGTgaacatcggtagtcaaagggttaagcAACAACAATAATTCACTAcagaattattatatttattttatttttatcctttttattatttattactattaaattttaatagatttttcttaatatatataaaatttatacaaagatATTTATATATGGAATAACTAATAATAAATGCTGTTGGACCAAGGTCATATAGTGttaaaattagtttgttgcaattTAAGGAACATTGTATGTATTTTATGGTCATCCATCTAGGGTACGACATTCCAAGGAGTATATGTACCAGGAGCTGCAACGTCAATCtagaaaaaaagaagaaagtcaaattttgaagtAGAAttgtcataaaaaatattccaaatataaaatataccaATTTAGTTAGATTATCTTGACAAGCCATACGAATGCGAGCAGCAGTGGCGGGGGATTCCAAATTAAATTCTCTGCTGAAACCATTTGCTTCACGTGCATCTCCAATGGCTTCCATAATGGCGAAGTAAGCAGCGCTACCAATAAATAAAGGTGGTTCTCCAACGGCCTTTAGAAGAAAAATAAGATGGAGTGTTAGTAAAACAGTTTTCTAAAcagatagaaaacaaaaatgtagacaatcaaaaataataaatgatggTCATGATCATATTCTAAAAACAATTTGATCATGTACATTTTCATCTTTTCTCTGAGTTTACTACATTTTTCTATGTAATTTCCTTACCTTTGATGAATATACAGCTCTGGGATTTGGAGCTCCGGTCAACAGGGTTACATTGAACTCTCCGGGAATATCAGCAAATCCAGGAATTTTATACATACCCGGACCGCGGGAGTATATAGTACCTTGAGGTGAATAAATCATTTCTTCCAATGTAAATAAGCCATAACCCTGCATGTAAGCACCCTCAATTTGGCCAATATCAATGGCTGGATTCAAACTCGAACCAATATCCATAACAATATCGGTGCTAATGACTTGATGATCACCAGTTAGGCAGTCAATTTCGACCACAGTAATACCTACACCATTGGTGAAGTAACTGTACAGTTGTGAGTTAGGATTATTGATGGGATGATAATCGACAGTGTCCAGATTGTAGTAGCCTGTGGCCGATAGACTTATACTGCTCAAATAGGCTTGTTGGATCCATTCTTGCCAAGTACCCTTGGGATTGGCTTTCTTTATGGGCTCCAGACGTTTATTGAGCTTTTCACAAGCATTCAAAATGGCCATACCATTAAGATCGGATGTCATACTGGCAGCTGTGGGTGAGGTATTGGGTACCTTATCCGTTGCTGTTTCAGATATGTGAACTAATTCAAAGGGAATTTGTAAGGCTCGAGCACAACACTGAATCATTTTGGTGTGTAGACCTTGACCGATTTCAACACCTCCATGGGCTAATAAAACAGAGCCATCGGTGTAAATGTGAATCAAGGCTCCGGTTTGATTCAAATGCTTCACTCCAAAGGCCACGCCATATTTGGTTGGCACAACAGTTATACCACGTTTGCGGTAACGATTATTGCGATTAAATTCCTGAATTTCTTGCTTCTTCTTGTAGTACTGGGACTGTTTGAGGCAATCATCGAAACATCTCTGTATGGGGAAAGTGTCCAGTGTTTGATTGTAGTGAGTCTTATCGCCTGGCTTATAGAAGTTAAGCTTCATTACATCCAGAAGATCCTTTTTCAGGATGCGGGCCACATCACGTATTACATGCTCCGCAACGAACATTCCTTGGGGCCCACCAAAGCCACGGAAGGCTGTGTTGGAGGGTAAATTGGTTTTGCACACCCATCCAATGGCCTTGATGTTGGGTATCTTGTAGCAATTCTCAATATGGTAGACAGCCCGTTCCATAACGGAAAATGATAAATCCATGGACCAGCCAGCATTGTTATAACATTCCACATACAAACCGCTGATACGGCCCTCGGAAGTAAAGGCAATCTTGTATTTAAATAGGAAAGGATGTCTTGTACCCGTGATCATCATATCCTCATCACGATCCAACATACATCTGATGGGTCGTTTCAAACGATAGCAAGCCAAGGCCAATGGTAATGCTACCGAAATGGAACGGGACTCCTTTCCACCGAAACCACCTCCTAGACGCTTAGCACGGCAAACAACTTTATGGGCTGGCATTGAAAGTACATGCGCAACGAGTTTTTGTACTTCAGCCGGATGCTGCGTGGAAGAGAACAATTCGATTTCATCGGAATCTTTGGGTACCGCAAATGAGGCATGGGTCTCCAAATAGAAATGCTCTTGTCCACCCATGCGGCAAGTGCCTTCATAAACATGCTCAGCTTCCTTGAAAGCCTTCTCTACATCACCTGTTTGGGCACTCCAAGGATATCCGGGGAAATAGGATTTGTGTTCAATAGCTTGTTCGATGGTGATGATAGCCGGTGCTATATCTTCATATTCCACCTTCACTTTACGCGAAGCTCTCTGGGCTAGTGTCTGATTATCAGCAATGATAGCACCAATTACTTGACCTTGGCAGTATACTTTATCTGTGGCAAAAACAACTTCATCGTGGAATACCGGACCAACTTCATTTTCATGGGCTGTTATATCTTTGCTCGAGAAGAAGGCATGAACTCCTGGCATGGACAATGCTTCCGAGGGATCGATATTTAAAATCTTAGCATGTGCTTTGGTACTCAATACCAAGGCCATGTATAATTCGCCCTCAGTGTGGGGTATATCATCACAATAGATGGCCTCTCCCGTAACCTGTTTGTAAGCGGAGGCATGTACTTGAGGTCTACCAACGGGATCGCATTTAGATTGGGTGGATACAACCTTCTCGAACAATTGTGAACTCTTCAATACCGGAGTATGGAAGACGTCTCCACCGCTTAACTCATCATTGGATAGGAAATCCTTGGGCAATACTCCATCTCTCATCAACTGCTGCGAAATCTTTAGATATGCCTTAAAGAACAGACTAACAACCAAGGAACGACGGTAGGCAATCATACCGCCCGGGGCTGAGGCAGCCAAAGGTAATTCGGCACAGAGATTTTCTATGACTCGTTCCATTAAAATCCTATCCCATTTCTGGCCAACCATCATTTCACAGGAACGCACAGCAATCACTGTTGTGGGGGCCATACCTCCAAAGGCCATGCAAACCTTTTGTACTCGATCCGTTTTACCTTCAAAGGTGACGTTAACAGCAGCATTGACAATAGCTATATCATCATCGCGGCGTCGGGCTTGTTTGAAGGCTACC contains these protein-coding regions:
- the LOC142221902 gene encoding xanthine dehydrogenase-like, coding for MSLANGNGVVHMENGNSNSTLVFFVNGKKVVDPNPDPECTLLTYLRDKLRLCGTKLGCGEGGCGACTVMISRMDRQSNTVKHLAVNACLTPVCAMHGHAVTTVEGIGSTRTRLHPAQERLAKAHGSQCGFCTPGIVMSMYTLLRNSNQPSMRDLEVAFQGNLCRCTGYRPILEGYKTFTKEFACGMGDKCCKVNGTKCGGGDQNGTDGNTDDKLFEKSEFVPLDPSQEPIFPPELQLNKHWDTESLVFKSDRVTWYRPSSMSELLRLKAQFPQAKLVVGNTEVGVEVKFKHFLYPVLINPTKVDLMTEIVESPQSVYFGASLSLVEIEKYLRERIAKLPEHEVRFFQCAVDMLHYFAGKQIRSVASLGGNIMTGSPISDMNPVLMAGLVKLKVAKCVGDKVQYRDVVMDHKFFTGYRKNILEPQEVLMGIHFPKTLPNQYVVAFKQARRRDDDIAIVNAAVNVTFEGKTDRVQKVCMAFGGMAPTTVIAVRSCEMMVGQKWDRILMERVIENLCAELPLAASAPGGMIAYRRSLVVSLFFKAYLKISQQLMRDGVLPKDFLSNDELSGGDVFHTPVLKSSQLFEKVVSTQSKCDPVGRPQVHASAYKQVTGEAIYCDDIPHTEGELYMALVLSTKAHAKILNIDPSEALSMPGVHAFFSSKDITAHENEVGPVFHDEVVFATDKVYCQGQVIGAIIADNQTLAQRASRKVKVEYEDIAPAIITIEQAIEHKSYFPGYPWSAQTGDVEKAFKEAEHVYEGTCRMGGQEHFYLETHASFAVPKDSDEIELFSSTQHPAEVQKLVAHVLSMPAHKVVCRAKRLGGGFGGKESRSISVALPLALACYRLKRPIRCMLDRDEDMMITGTRHPFLFKYKIAFTSEGRISGLYVECYNNAGWSMDLSFSVMERAVYHIENCYKIPNIKAIGWVCKTNLPSNTAFRGFGGPQGMFVAEHVIRDVARILKKDLLDVMKLNFYKPGDKTHYNQTLDTFPIQRCFDDCLKQSQYYKKKQEIQEFNRNNRYRKRGITVVPTKYGVAFGVKHLNQTGALIHIYTDGSVLLAHGGVEIGQGLHTKMIQCCARALQIPFELVHISETATDKVPNTSPTAASMTSDLNGMAILNACEKLNKRLEPIKKANPKGTWQEWIQQAYLSSISLSATGYYNLDTVDYHPINNPNSQLYSYFTNGVGITVVEIDCLTGDHQVISTDIVMDIGSSLNPAIDIGQIEGAYMQGYGLFTLEEMIYSPQGTIYSRGPGMYKIPGFADIPGEFNVTLLTGAPNPRAVYSSKAVGEPPLFIGSAAYFAIMEAIGDAREANGFSREFNLESPATAARIRMACQDNLTKLIDVAAPGTYTPWNVVP